The Mucilaginibacter terrenus genome has a segment encoding these proteins:
- the yihA gene encoding ribosome biogenesis GTP-binding protein YihA/YsxC, which produces MVIKTADFICSNTQISRLPLPLKPEYAFIGRSNVGKSSLINMLTQKKGLAKTSQTPGKTQLINHFLVNDNWYIVDLPGYGYARTSKSNKEDWNKFIRTYLDKRESLQCVMVLIDSRLDPQKIDLEFCNWLGEKGLSFVTVFTKADKQGSIKTDQSVAKFRRALLGYFEEAPPYFVTSSETMMGRDEVLGFIDDINKNFTPPKFDGEHYK; this is translated from the coding sequence ATGGTAATAAAGACCGCCGATTTCATTTGCAGCAATACCCAAATATCCAGGTTGCCGCTGCCGTTAAAACCCGAGTATGCCTTTATAGGAAGGTCTAACGTGGGGAAGTCGTCGCTTATTAATATGCTTACCCAAAAGAAAGGGTTAGCCAAAACCTCGCAAACGCCCGGTAAAACGCAGCTCATTAACCATTTTTTGGTTAACGACAACTGGTACATTGTCGATCTGCCGGGTTATGGTTATGCCCGCACTTCTAAAAGCAACAAAGAGGACTGGAACAAATTTATACGTACCTACCTTGATAAACGCGAGAGCCTGCAATGCGTTATGGTGTTAATAGACAGCCGGCTAGATCCGCAGAAAATAGACTTGGAGTTCTGTAATTGGTTAGGCGAAAAAGGCTTATCATTTGTCACCGTATTTACCAAGGCTGATAAGCAGGGCAGCATTAAAACAGATCAGAGCGTAGCAAAGTTCCGTCGTGCTCTTTTAGGCTATTTTGAAGAGGCACCCCCATACTTTGTAACCTCATCAGAAACCATGATGGGCCGTGATGAAGTGCTTGGGTTCATAGATGACATTAACAAAAACTTTACTCCCCCTAAGTTTGATGGGGAGCATTATAAATAG
- a CDS encoding asparagine synthetase B: MDEEQKDHLKSYGIAFWVLKNGEEVDWLLNYRGGSFITKYGQKLEEECKIRGISYEVIADARVNEILKEVTDPSVNMDLVKLQKAPKMAVYSPKTKLPWDDAVTMVLKYAEIPYDVLYDEEVIKGDLPKYDWLHLHHEDFTGQFSKFYAAYRYAQWYSDDVKGQNALARKLGFQKVSQMKLAVAQHIRDFCAGGGFLFAMCSGTDTFDIALAAANTDICGPMFDGDAADPGAQSKLDFSQTFAFQNFQIDMNPESHQFSNIDVTPTRQVERTRDFFTLFDFSAKWDVVPSMLTQDHDKVIKGFMGLTTAFNKNRLKPGVTIMGEMKTGNEARYIHGEYGKGQWTFYGGHDPEDYQHAVGDPPTDLKLHPNSPGYRLILNNVLFPAANKKKQKT; this comes from the coding sequence ATGGATGAGGAGCAAAAAGACCACCTGAAATCTTACGGTATTGCGTTTTGGGTGCTGAAAAACGGCGAGGAAGTGGACTGGCTGCTTAATTATCGCGGTGGCAGTTTTATAACCAAGTACGGGCAAAAACTGGAAGAGGAATGTAAAATACGCGGTATTAGTTATGAGGTAATTGCCGACGCCCGGGTGAACGAGATATTAAAAGAGGTAACCGACCCTTCTGTTAACATGGACCTGGTTAAGTTGCAGAAAGCGCCTAAAATGGCCGTTTACTCACCAAAGACCAAGCTGCCCTGGGATGATGCAGTTACCATGGTGCTTAAATACGCCGAAATACCTTACGATGTACTTTACGACGAGGAAGTAATAAAAGGCGACCTGCCTAAGTACGACTGGCTGCACCTGCACCACGAGGATTTTACCGGTCAATTCAGCAAATTTTATGCAGCTTACCGTTACGCGCAATGGTATAGCGATGATGTTAAAGGCCAAAACGCACTGGCAAGAAAGCTGGGCTTCCAAAAGGTGTCTCAGATGAAACTAGCAGTTGCGCAACATATACGTGATTTTTGCGCCGGAGGAGGGTTCCTGTTTGCGATGTGCAGCGGTACCGATACCTTCGACATTGCCTTGGCTGCGGCAAATACAGATATTTGCGGCCCTATGTTCGACGGAGATGCCGCTGATCCCGGAGCACAATCTAAGCTGGATTTCAGCCAAACTTTTGCTTTTCAAAATTTCCAGATCGACATGAACCCCGAATCGCATCAGTTCAGCAATATAGATGTAACACCCACCAGACAGGTAGAACGCACTCGGGATTTCTTTACCTTATTCGATTTTTCTGCCAAGTGGGATGTAGTGCCCAGCATGCTCACGCAGGATCATGACAAAGTAATTAAGGGCTTTATGGGGCTTACAACTGCCTTTAATAAGAACCGCCTTAAACCGGGTGTGACCATAATGGGTGAAATGAAAACCGGCAACGAAGCGCGCTACATACATGGGGAATATGGCAAAGGCCAGTGGACCTTTTACGGTGGCCACGACCCCGAAGATTACCAGCACGCCGTTGGCGACCCGCCTACCGATTTGAAGCTGCATCCCAACTCGCCGGGATATCGTTTAATTTTAAATAACGTGTTATTCCCTGCAGCAAACAAGAAGAAGCAGAAGACTTAG
- the lpxK gene encoding tetraacyldisaccharide 4'-kinase, with protein sequence MLCKDGLLQHCIADKRAFSIFTHLMKYLRWLLLPFSLLYGVAVVVRNWCYDAGFFKSREFDMPVISVGNLDVGGAGKSPMTEYLVRLLKSSCRTATLSRGYGRKTTGFVLADSGSSPGNIGDEPAQFKQKFPDVTVAVCEERATGIDKLKADHDVIILDDAFQHRSVKPGFSILLFDYNKLFDPHFLLPAGNLREPFSGKWRADMFVISKCPSHLTQEEKTRCYYRVAPHHGQPLFFSAINYLPLQDIHGNAIQDTIDVDTTVFLLTGIANPIPLYTHLKTFTQHIIHHNYADHHQFTLKNIAKLANTFNACPSQKKVIITTEKDAQRLGVRDLAPAIAKLPISVLPIGVEFLDNSGHEFDKLILNYVREYTEHN encoded by the coding sequence ATGCTGTGCAAAGACGGACTGTTGCAGCATTGCATAGCAGATAAACGGGCTTTTTCTATCTTTACCCATCTTATGAAGTACCTGCGTTGGCTTTTGTTACCATTCTCACTTCTTTACGGAGTTGCAGTGGTTGTACGCAATTGGTGCTACGACGCGGGCTTCTTCAAGTCCCGTGAGTTTGATATGCCTGTTATAAGCGTTGGCAATTTGGATGTGGGCGGCGCAGGTAAAAGCCCTATGACAGAGTACCTTGTGCGGTTATTAAAAAGCTCTTGCAGAACAGCAACATTAAGCCGGGGTTATGGACGAAAAACAACGGGTTTTGTTTTAGCAGATTCAGGCAGTTCGCCTGGAAATATCGGAGACGAACCAGCCCAGTTCAAGCAGAAGTTCCCGGATGTAACAGTTGCTGTTTGCGAGGAGCGTGCAACCGGCATAGATAAGTTAAAGGCTGACCATGATGTTATTATATTAGATGATGCATTCCAGCACCGCAGCGTTAAGCCGGGCTTTAGCATATTACTGTTCGACTACAACAAACTCTTCGACCCGCACTTCCTGTTACCCGCCGGAAACCTGCGCGAACCTTTTAGCGGCAAGTGGCGCGCCGATATGTTTGTGATCAGTAAATGTCCTTCACATCTTACTCAAGAGGAGAAAACCAGGTGTTATTACCGCGTAGCTCCTCACCATGGTCAGCCGTTATTCTTTTCGGCCATTAACTATTTGCCTTTACAGGATATTCACGGTAATGCCATTCAAGATACAATTGATGTGGATACCACCGTGTTCCTGCTTACGGGCATTGCAAATCCAATCCCCCTGTACACTCATCTGAAAACCTTTACTCAGCATATCATCCATCATAATTATGCCGACCATCACCAGTTTACGTTGAAAAATATCGCTAAACTTGCCAATACTTTTAATGCCTGCCCTTCACAAAAAAAGGTGATCATCACAACAGAAAAAGATGCGCAGCGTTTAGGTGTACGTGACTTGGCCCCGGCTATCGCCAAATTGCCCATAAGCGTGTTGCCTATAGGCGTTGAATTTCTGGATAACAGCGGGCACGAGTTTGATAAATTAATACTGAATTATGTTAGAGAGTATACAGAACACAACTAA
- a CDS encoding endonuclease domain-containing protein yields the protein MKRVIIPYNSKLKLLARKLRNESTIGEILLWKELRNKKFYSFDFHRQKPLLNYIVDFYCYELNLVIEIDGSYHDNEEQHASDVSRDLELAKYNLTVLRFTEMEIRQDILNVFRTIEMHIEAQGFNIDK from the coding sequence ATGAAGCGTGTAATAATTCCTTACAACTCCAAACTAAAGTTATTAGCCCGCAAACTAAGAAATGAAAGCACCATTGGAGAGATATTGCTGTGGAAGGAATTAAGAAATAAGAAGTTTTACAGTTTTGATTTCCACCGACAAAAACCGCTGCTGAATTATATTGTAGATTTTTATTGTTATGAGTTAAATTTGGTAATTGAAATTGATGGCAGCTACCACGACAACGAGGAACAGCATGCATCTGACGTTAGTCGTGATCTAGAACTTGCCAAATACAATTTGACCGTTCTGCGTTTTACTGAAATGGAGATAAGGCAAGATATACTGAATGTATTTAGAACTATAGAAATGCACATAGAGGCGCAAGGTTTCAATATTGACAAATAA
- a CDS encoding Dabb family protein — MKPTSRRKFIATAATVAAGTAIANAMPTINMESKYPIVHHVFFWLKNPGSVEDRERIIAGLKTLRKIETIKELRIGVVASTEKRDVVDNSWAVSELMFFKDLEGQATYQSHPIHQQFIKDCSHLWEKVIVYDAKDV, encoded by the coding sequence ATGAAACCAACCTCCCGTCGTAAATTCATCGCTACCGCTGCAACTGTTGCCGCGGGTACCGCAATAGCAAACGCAATGCCCACAATAAATATGGAAAGCAAATACCCTATAGTACATCATGTATTTTTCTGGTTGAAGAACCCCGGTTCGGTAGAAGACCGCGAAAGGATAATAGCCGGACTGAAAACCCTGCGTAAGATAGAGACCATTAAAGAACTGCGCATAGGCGTTGTTGCCAGCACCGAAAAACGGGATGTGGTAGATAACAGCTGGGCAGTATCTGAACTGATGTTCTTTAAAGACCTGGAAGGCCAGGCCACCTACCAAAGCCACCCTATACATCAGCAGTTCATAAAAGATTGCAGCCACCTTTGGGAAAAGGTAATCGTGTATGATGCAAAAGATGTGTAG
- a CDS encoding UbiA-like polyprenyltransferase encodes MKKYFSLVTFSHTIFAMPFAFIGFFLAVTTTDHKFEWQKLVMMLLCMVFARNSAMAFNRYLDRNIDAKNPRTKQRDIPAGRISPAAALTFTLVNCALFILMTWFINPLCFYLSPVALLVVLGYSATKRFTALCHMVLGAGLSLAPIGAYLVVTGAFALTPVFFSLSVLCWVSGFDIIYALQDEEFDRNEKLHSIPAWMGKVNALRLSTFLHVCSAIFILMPVFYTNVGLLYYIGIAFFCAMLIYQHLLVKPNDLSRVNIAFMTTNGIASVVFAGFFLLDRVWMR; translated from the coding sequence ATGAAGAAATACTTTTCGCTTGTAACTTTTTCTCATACCATATTTGCAATGCCTTTTGCATTTATAGGTTTCTTTCTGGCTGTTACTACCACCGACCATAAGTTCGAGTGGCAGAAACTTGTAATGATGCTGCTTTGTATGGTATTTGCCCGCAACTCGGCAATGGCCTTTAACCGATACCTGGACCGGAATATCGATGCTAAGAACCCGCGCACTAAGCAACGCGACATACCCGCAGGGCGGATAAGTCCTGCAGCTGCTTTAACCTTTACACTGGTCAACTGCGCTTTGTTCATCCTGATGACGTGGTTCATCAATCCACTGTGCTTTTATCTTTCGCCAGTAGCGTTGCTGGTAGTGTTGGGTTATAGCGCTACTAAACGTTTTACAGCGCTTTGCCACATGGTACTGGGTGCCGGCCTATCATTAGCGCCAATTGGTGCTTACCTGGTTGTTACAGGTGCTTTCGCGCTAACGCCGGTTTTCTTTTCGCTGTCGGTACTGTGCTGGGTAAGCGGTTTCGATATCATCTATGCTTTGCAGGACGAGGAGTTCGATCGTAACGAAAAGCTGCATTCCATTCCAGCATGGATGGGCAAGGTAAATGCACTCAGGCTATCTACATTCTTGCATGTATGCTCGGCCATATTTATATTAATGCCTGTATTTTATACTAACGTAGGGCTGTTGTATTACATCGGTATAGCATTCTTTTGCGCCATGCTTATTTACCAGCACCTGCTGGTTAAACCTAACGACTTGAGCCGTGTAAACATCGCGTTCATGACCACAAATGGGATTGCCAGCGTGGTGTTTGCAGGATTCTTTTTGCTTGACAGAGTATGGATGCGCTAA
- a CDS encoding DUF5606 family protein, producing MNLQGIVAVSGKPGLWRALAQNKTGYVLESLDAQKTKLIANLSTAKLAALAEITIFGIEGDIKLVDIFEAMKSTTVPSVKDDGNKLRKFFYEVAPDHDEEKVYSSDIKKIINWYLILKDMPLFNEADPTVAPEAAEEPVAAEPVKEETPVAEAAVEEAPKSKVKKAPAKKA from the coding sequence ATGAATTTACAGGGAATAGTTGCGGTATCAGGAAAGCCGGGTTTATGGAGAGCGCTTGCGCAAAACAAAACCGGTTATGTACTGGAAAGCCTCGACGCGCAAAAGACCAAGCTGATTGCAAATTTATCAACTGCAAAGCTGGCGGCATTGGCCGAGATCACCATCTTCGGGATAGAAGGTGACATCAAATTAGTAGATATTTTTGAAGCGATGAAGAGCACCACTGTGCCTTCAGTGAAAGACGACGGCAATAAACTGCGCAAGTTCTTTTACGAAGTTGCTCCTGATCACGATGAGGAAAAGGTATACTCGTCTGACATCAAAAAGATTATTAACTGGTATCTGATCTTAAAGGATATGCCATTGTTTAATGAGGCTGACCCAACCGTAGCACCTGAAGCTGCAGAGGAGCCGGTAGCTGCCGAGCCTGTAAAAGAAGAAACACCTGTTGCTGAAGCTGCTGTTGAAGAAGCTCCCAAATCAAAAGTTAAGAAAGCTCCCGCTAAGAAGGCGTAA
- a CDS encoding purine-nucleoside phosphorylase has product MLESIQNTTNYIKKRIGDFEPEAGVILGTGLGGLVSEIEVEKQLMYSNIPDFPMSTLEFHSGKLIFGTLAGKKVVAMQGRLHYYEGYSMQQITLPVRVMKMLGIKTLFVSNASGSLNPAIKKGDLMVIDDHINLQPMNPLIGRNDTELGPRFPDMSQPYKRELIEKALRIAAANNITCHKGVYVAVTGPNLETRAEYRYLRIIGGDAVGMSTVPEVIVANHMGLPVFAISVLTDEGFTEELTPVSLEEILTVAREAEPKMTQILKELIAGL; this is encoded by the coding sequence ATGTTAGAGAGTATACAGAACACAACTAATTATATAAAGAAACGGATTGGTGATTTTGAGCCGGAAGCCGGTGTTATACTGGGCACCGGACTTGGCGGTTTGGTGTCGGAAATAGAGGTAGAAAAGCAGCTGATGTACAGCAATATTCCGGACTTTCCTATGTCGACCCTGGAGTTTCATTCCGGTAAACTGATATTCGGTACACTCGCCGGGAAGAAGGTAGTAGCAATGCAAGGCCGGCTGCACTATTACGAAGGATACAGCATGCAGCAGATAACATTGCCTGTGCGGGTGATGAAGATGCTGGGGATAAAAACCTTGTTTGTTTCTAATGCGAGTGGTTCGCTTAACCCCGCAATAAAAAAGGGCGACCTTATGGTAATTGACGATCATATTAACCTGCAGCCCATGAATCCGCTTATAGGCAGGAATGACACCGAACTTGGTCCGCGTTTCCCCGACATGAGCCAGCCTTATAAACGTGAGCTCATAGAGAAAGCGCTCCGCATTGCTGCGGCAAACAACATTACCTGCCATAAAGGTGTTTACGTGGCTGTTACAGGCCCTAACCTGGAAACGCGTGCGGAATATAGATACCTCCGTATTATTGGCGGCGACGCCGTAGGTATGAGCACTGTGCCGGAAGTAATTGTTGCCAACCATATGGGGTTGCCTGTTTTTGCTATTTCGGTATTAACAGACGAAGGTTTTACAGAAGAGCTGACTCCGGTTTCATTGGAAGAGATACTGACAGTGGCTCGCGAGGCTGAGCCAAAAATGACGCAAATACTTAAAGAACTTATAGCAGGGCTTTAA
- a CDS encoding cation diffusion facilitator family transporter — translation MHSHDHSHEHHHDHAPKLDHLNAAFIWGIVLNSAFVIIEVIAGLISGSLSLLTDAGHNLSDVASLALALLAFKLAKAKSNSTYTYGYKRSTIIVSFFNAVILVVAVGFIVYEAVMRFIHPEGVAGTTVAWVAFAGIAINAFTAWLFVKDKDSDLNVKGAYLHMAVDAIVSLGVVISGIVIYFTNWYWVDSAVSIIIGIVILTGTWSLLKDSLRLEMDGVPKEMDLAKIKAELKKAKGVVDVHHMHVWALSTTENALTAHLVMKQEDMVMFDDIKHDLRHRLEHLSISHSTFEPEFEDEKCEQPKC, via the coding sequence ATGCACAGCCACGATCATTCGCACGAACACCATCATGACCACGCCCCCAAGCTGGACCACCTTAACGCTGCGTTCATCTGGGGTATAGTTCTCAACTCGGCGTTCGTTATTATAGAGGTGATCGCTGGCCTCATTAGCGGGTCACTCTCGCTGCTAACAGATGCAGGCCATAACCTCAGCGATGTGGCGTCATTGGCGCTGGCACTACTGGCATTTAAGCTGGCTAAAGCAAAATCTAACAGTACGTACACATATGGTTACAAACGCTCTACCATTATCGTATCCTTTTTTAACGCGGTGATATTGGTAGTTGCAGTAGGCTTTATAGTTTACGAGGCGGTAATGCGGTTTATTCACCCCGAAGGTGTAGCCGGCACCACAGTAGCATGGGTGGCGTTTGCAGGGATAGCCATCAACGCGTTTACAGCATGGCTGTTTGTTAAAGATAAAGACTCGGATCTTAATGTTAAGGGCGCTTACCTACACATGGCGGTAGATGCCATCGTTTCGTTAGGCGTTGTGATATCCGGCATTGTCATCTACTTCACTAACTGGTATTGGGTTGATAGCGCTGTAAGCATCATCATCGGTATAGTGATATTAACCGGTACCTGGAGCCTGCTGAAGGACAGCCTGCGACTGGAGATGGACGGCGTCCCAAAAGAAATGGACCTGGCCAAAATAAAAGCCGAACTAAAAAAAGCTAAAGGTGTGGTAGACGTACATCACATGCATGTTTGGGCACTGAGTACTACTGAAAATGCCCTTACTGCCCACCTGGTAATGAAGCAGGAAGATATGGTAATGTTTGACGATATAAAGCACGATCTGCGCCATCGACTGGAGCACCTGTCTATAAGCCACAGCACTTTTGAGCCTGAATTTGAGGATGAAAAGTGTGAACAGCCTAAGTGTTAA
- a CDS encoding putative porin yields MAHKIKYLLLLLFFAAAGKATAQVRPTYPGQTPREPVYSRDTSRNVRRNNGSDNIDSLRKREENKKDSVVFTSKFIKVTNERLLADSTQLFPLDTGLVNFENYSPLNQPRNPKIHLGYLGTPQRDLLFNPRKTIGFDEGMHALDAYLVNPQDLNYYNARAPYTLLSLSSTFGSSVEQYFKALHTQNVKPNWNVGFLLNFNGSRGFYSSNNVLSQNVSGLNAGVFTWYHSVNQRYNLLGNILFNNLKTPETGSLVRDDIFTGASSFDKTTEPVRLPSSYTNWRNTGIYVKQSYYIGHIDTLKKGLATTNVLPTQRVAYTLYYNTRKYNYLQNSPDTYGVFPDYFFSAAHSRDSLNVTHLQNEFSYSFYLRGKTTSLVKNELKLDVGLAQDYYKYSQFVSDTVINEFGRKVLKPSRVQNESFQNITLKAKLGYRFSDRINLDGDIRQIVQGRNFGDLLYDAKLTLAGGRKAGRIVLGAYLQSSSPGLIYNDWISNHYIFHNDFDNQKITNLSFNYINDALRLDLKAEYFLISDYLYFASPNGGVDVSPQQFGGSINMLKLSLGKNLTWHKFHFDNYIVYQKTDNQNLLRTPEVYTYSSLYHNSTLFNVLKSEYGVSVRYNTQYTAPSYAVGLGQFYNGANVTFSSYPIASVFYKATLQRTNIFVQYDYANQGLFSRGYYTVNRYPQQNAILKFGVAWTFYN; encoded by the coding sequence ATGGCGCATAAGATTAAATACCTGTTACTTCTTTTGTTTTTTGCTGCGGCAGGAAAGGCTACCGCGCAGGTGCGCCCTACTTACCCGGGGCAAACGCCGCGCGAACCTGTTTATAGCCGTGATACATCACGTAATGTGAGGCGCAATAATGGGTCAGATAATATCGACTCGTTGCGTAAGCGGGAAGAGAACAAGAAGGATTCGGTTGTATTCACCTCTAAGTTTATAAAGGTGACTAATGAACGGCTCCTGGCAGATAGCACCCAGCTGTTTCCACTGGATACCGGTTTGGTAAACTTCGAGAATTACAGTCCGTTAAATCAACCCCGTAATCCAAAGATACACTTAGGCTACTTGGGAACGCCTCAACGCGACTTGTTGTTCAATCCGCGCAAAACAATAGGTTTTGATGAAGGTATGCACGCGTTAGACGCTTATTTGGTAAATCCGCAAGATTTAAACTACTACAATGCCCGGGCGCCTTACACGCTGCTTTCGTTATCAAGCACCTTTGGCAGTAGTGTAGAGCAGTATTTTAAGGCGCTGCATACACAAAACGTTAAGCCAAACTGGAACGTTGGCTTTTTGCTAAACTTTAATGGCTCAAGAGGTTTTTACAGCAGTAACAATGTATTAAGCCAAAACGTAAGCGGGCTGAATGCCGGAGTGTTCACCTGGTATCACTCGGTGAACCAGCGTTACAACCTCCTGGGCAATATTCTATTTAATAACTTAAAAACACCGGAAACAGGTTCGCTGGTACGTGATGATATTTTTACAGGAGCGTCTTCGTTTGATAAAACTACTGAGCCTGTTCGTCTTCCCAGCAGCTATACTAACTGGCGTAATACAGGGATATATGTAAAGCAATCCTATTACATAGGGCATATAGATACCCTGAAAAAAGGGCTTGCAACTACAAATGTGCTGCCTACCCAGCGGGTGGCTTACACGCTTTACTACAATACCCGTAAGTACAATTACCTGCAAAATTCGCCGGATACTTATGGTGTGTTCCCTGATTACTTTTTCAGTGCCGCCCACTCCCGTGACTCACTCAACGTTACACACCTGCAGAACGAGTTTTCGTACAGTTTTTACCTTCGGGGTAAAACAACCAGCCTGGTAAAGAATGAATTAAAACTGGACGTTGGCCTGGCGCAGGATTATTACAAATACTCGCAGTTTGTAAGCGATACAGTTATAAACGAGTTTGGCAGAAAAGTGTTAAAGCCATCAAGAGTACAAAACGAATCCTTTCAGAACATTACACTTAAAGCCAAGCTTGGTTACCGCTTTAGCGACCGGATAAACCTGGATGGCGACATCAGGCAGATAGTACAGGGACGCAACTTTGGTGACCTTTTGTACGATGCTAAACTTACCCTTGCGGGCGGTAGAAAAGCCGGGCGAATAGTACTGGGTGCATACCTGCAAAGCAGCTCTCCGGGACTTATTTATAATGATTGGATAAGTAATCATTACATCTTCCATAACGATTTTGATAATCAAAAGATAACCAACCTGTCCTTTAATTACATCAACGACGCCTTGAGACTTGATCTGAAGGCAGAGTATTTCCTGATAAGCGATTACCTGTACTTTGCATCACCCAACGGCGGAGTGGATGTTAGTCCGCAGCAATTTGGCGGCAGTATAAATATGCTTAAGCTTAGTTTAGGTAAGAACCTTACGTGGCACAAGTTCCATTTTGATAACTATATAGTTTACCAGAAAACAGACAATCAGAACCTGTTGCGCACGCCCGAAGTTTATACCTATAGCAGCCTTTACCATAACTCAACATTATTCAATGTTTTGAAATCAGAGTATGGAGTATCGGTAAGATATAACACACAATACACTGCACCATCTTATGCAGTGGGCCTGGGCCAGTTTTATAACGGTGCTAATGTTACGTTCTCGTCCTACCCAATCGCAAGTGTGTTCTACAAGGCTACATTGCAGCGTACCAACATATTTGTTCAGTACGACTATGCCAATCAGGGACTGTTCAGTCGTGGTTATTACACGGTCAACCGTTATCCCCAGCAGAACGCTATCCTGAAGTTTGGCGTAGCATGGACATTTTATAATTAA
- a CDS encoding Crp/Fnr family transcriptional regulator gives MDALTSAELDTFREGIKRYVDFNEAEWIVFTQHLTEVNLKKKQHFAEPGKVCNHIGFVLQGSVRYYLVKDGVEITGYFSFENEFVSSYKSFLTREPALNYIQALEPSHILLISHANLQLMVNNPMLAYKMERFGRLIAEYYLICYEERMSDFITHTPEERYLKLLRTGKDILQRMPQHYIANFLGITPVSLSRIRKRILA, from the coding sequence ATGGATGCGCTAACGTCGGCTGAGTTAGATACCTTTCGCGAAGGCATTAAACGTTACGTCGACTTTAATGAGGCTGAGTGGATTGTTTTTACCCAGCACCTTACGGAAGTTAATCTAAAGAAAAAGCAGCATTTTGCCGAGCCTGGAAAGGTTTGCAACCATATTGGGTTTGTTTTGCAAGGTTCGGTAAGATATTACCTCGTTAAAGATGGTGTCGAGATCACCGGCTACTTCAGCTTTGAGAATGAGTTTGTAAGTTCGTACAAGAGCTTTTTAACACGTGAACCTGCCCTCAACTATATACAGGCATTGGAGCCGAGCCACATATTGCTCATAAGCCACGCCAATCTCCAGTTGATGGTCAATAACCCGATGCTTGCTTATAAGATGGAGCGCTTTGGGCGCCTGATTGCGGAGTATTATCTTATTTGTTACGAAGAACGTATGAGCGATTTTATCACCCACACGCCTGAGGAACGCTATCTTAAACTCCTGCGAACAGGTAAAGATATATTGCAGCGTATGCCGCAGCACTATATTGCAAACTTCTTAGGAATAACGCCAGTATCGTTATCCCGTATCAGGAAACGTATACTGGCGTAA
- a CDS encoding peptidylprolyl isomerase, producing the protein MSKAIIKTEKGDMTVQFYDKDAPNTVANFLSLAKSGFYDNVTFHRVIPNFVIQGGDPTGTGAGGSGTRIDCELTGDNQYHDRGVLSMAHAGRNTGSSQFFICHSRDNTAHLDRNHTVFGKVIENVEVVDAIRQGDKILGVDVIEE; encoded by the coding sequence ATGAGCAAAGCAATAATCAAAACCGAAAAGGGCGACATGACCGTTCAATTTTATGACAAAGATGCGCCTAATACTGTGGCTAACTTTTTAAGTTTGGCCAAATCAGGTTTCTATGATAACGTAACGTTTCACCGCGTGATCCCTAACTTTGTTATACAGGGCGGCGATCCGACAGGTACGGGTGCAGGTGGCTCTGGCACACGCATTGATTGCGAACTAACCGGCGATAACCAATACCATGATCGTGGCGTATTGTCAATGGCTCACGCTGGCCGTAACACCGGCAGCTCACAATTCTTTATCTGCCACAGCCGCGATAACACTGCTCACCTCGACCGTAACCACACCGTGTTTGGTAAAGTTATAGAGAACGTGGAAGTGGTTGACGCTATCCGCCAGGGCGATAAAATTTTAGGTGTAGACGTAATAGAGGAATAA